Proteins co-encoded in one Salvelinus sp. IW2-2015 linkage group LG17, ASM291031v2, whole genome shotgun sequence genomic window:
- the LOC111976242 gene encoding protein Wnt-7a-like — translation MSRKTRRWIFRVLLCLGIVYLKIGGFSSVVALGASIICNKIPGLAPRQRIICQSRPDAIIVIGEGAQMGINECQFQFKNGRWNCSALGERTVFGKELKVGSKEAAFTYAIIAAGVAHAITAACTQGNLSDCSCDTEKQGFYSKGQGWKWGGCSADISYGLGFSKVFVDAREVKQNARSLMNLHNNEVGRKILEKNMHLECKCHGVSGSCTTKTCWTKLPKFRELGYILKEKYAHAVHVEPVKASRNKRPKFLKIKKLYSYRKPMDTDLVYMEKSPNYCEADPMTGSVGTQTGMCNKTVTQQISGCDLMCCGRGYNTHQYSRVWQCNCKFLWCCYVKCNTCSERTEVYTCK, via the exons ATGAGTCGGAAAACTAGACGCTGGATTTTTCGGGTTTTGCTTTGCCTTGGGATTGTCTATTTGAAAATCGG TGGTTTTTCATCCGTGGTCGCGCTAGGTGCGAGTATAATCTGTAACAAGATTCCCGGGTTGGCTCCCCGACAGCGGATAATCTGCCAGAGTCGCCCCGATGCCATTATTGTCATCGGAGAGGGAGCCCAAATGGGGATCAACGAGTGTCAGTTTCAATTCAAAAATGGGCGCTGGAACTGCTCTGCGCTTGGAGAGAGAACGGTCTTCGGAAAAGAGTTGAAAGTGG GCAGTAAAGAGGCTGCGTTCACCTATGCCATCATTGCGGCCGGAGTTGCCCACGCCATCACTGCAGCCTGTACGCAGGGAAACCTGAGTGACTGCAGCTGTGATACGGAGAAGCAGGGTTTCTACAGTAAAGGCCAGGGCTGGAAGTGGGGAGGCTGTTCAGCAGACATCAGCTACGGCCTGGGCTTCTCGAAGGTGTTCGTTGATGCCAGGGAGGTCAAACAGAACGCCAGGTCTCTCATGAACCTGCATAACAACGAGGTGGGACGCAAG ATCCTGGAGAAGAACATGCATCTGGAATGCAAGTGTCATGGTGTTTCGGGCTCCTGCACCACTAAAACCTGCTGGACTAAACTTCCCAAGTTCCGCGAGCTCGGCTACATTCTCAAAGAGAAGTATGCCCATGCTGTGCACGTGGAACCGGTCAAAGCCAGCCGCAACAAGCGGCCGAAATTCCTCAAGATCAAGAAGCTCTACTCCTACCGGAAACCCATGGACACAGACCTGGTGTACATGGAGAAGTCCCCTAATTACTGCGAAGCGGACCCGATGACGGGCAGTGTCGGGACGCAGACCGGCATGTGTAATAAGACTGTTACGCAGCAGATCAGCGGCTGTGACCTGATGTGCTGTGGACGAGGGTACAACACACACCAGTACTCCCGCGTGTGGCAGTGCAACTGCAAGTTCCTGTGGTGCTGCTACGTCAAATGCAACACCTGCAGCGAGAGGACAGAGGTGTACACCTGCAAATGA